The Gymnodinialimonas sp. 57CJ19 genome includes a window with the following:
- a CDS encoding ABC transporter permease subunit, giving the protein MFSFCSDPSTLDTFRWFSCYLTNGVHILFYQSFLTVGLLLLIAAPLSLGIGFAAATASRARNLPARLIGKTYTAMVRGVPDIVFFLFFVLVLDQGIEYIRHIVTCPDWDEPIRQGANFLVCDAARTPQGNAPQWVHESYNFALATFTYAIVFGAFCGNVLYGAMGAVPKTQLETASAYGMSQRQIFWRILVPQMWVYALPGLSNIWMILIKATPLLFLLGIEDIVYWAREIGGSRNSRFAYPHPDWRFWYFLGLLIFYLCFTRVSELVLSRLTHRLSRGQATAGGEALRKAAP; this is encoded by the coding sequence ATGTTCAGCTTTTGCTCCGATCCCTCCACCCTCGACACGTTCCGCTGGTTCAGCTGCTACCTGACCAACGGCGTTCATATCCTGTTTTATCAGAGCTTTCTGACCGTCGGCCTGCTGCTGTTAATCGCCGCCCCCCTGTCGCTTGGCATCGGCTTTGCCGCCGCCACCGCCAGCCGCGCCCGTAACCTGCCCGCGCGACTGATCGGCAAAACCTACACCGCCATGGTGCGTGGCGTGCCCGATATCGTGTTCTTCCTGTTCTTCGTGCTCGTGCTGGATCAAGGGATCGAATACATCCGCCATATCGTAACCTGCCCCGACTGGGACGAGCCGATCCGCCAAGGCGCCAACTTCCTCGTGTGCGACGCGGCCCGCACGCCCCAAGGCAACGCCCCACAATGGGTACATGAAAGCTACAACTTCGCCCTGGCTACATTCACCTACGCCATCGTCTTCGGCGCATTTTGCGGCAACGTGCTCTACGGCGCGATGGGCGCTGTTCCCAAAACTCAATTGGAGACCGCAAGCGCATATGGCATGTCTCAACGGCAAATCTTCTGGCGCATCTTGGTGCCGCAAATGTGGGTCTACGCGCTGCCGGGCCTATCCAACATCTGGATGATCCTGATCAAGGCGACCCCCCTGCTGTTCCTCCTGGGGATCGAAGATATCGTCTACTGGGCCCGTGAAATCGGTGGCTCTCGCAATTCCCGCTTTGCGTATCCGCACCCGGATTGGCGCTTCTGGTACTTCCTTGGGCTGTTGATCTTCTATCTCTGCTTCACTCGTGTGTCGGAACTCGTCCTCTCTCGCCTCACCCACCGCCTCTCCCGGGGCCAAGCCACCGCGGGCGGCGAAGCCCTGCGCAAGGCCGCCCCATGA
- a CDS encoding ABC transporter permease subunit, with product MTCIDAIQAYALRAIGIGERALPQGEISLCEQFVLIGSGMIWNVYFGVLALSFGFFFALALALAKTSPRWLIRKPAEWFIFLFRGSPLFIQFFMAYEAFVMIPRMGYEFELFGIAIEAETRWLARAWLGALIVLFCNTSAYAAEIFYGALRSVPKGDLEAADAYGLTGWKKFRRITFPTTMRLAWPAYTNEAIFLFHATALVFFSSFPAFQQRGDALYYASYFADRTFNPFIPYPIVAGYFIAVALLVIALFGAINRRLNRHLPSDQKRRLRIRPTLIR from the coding sequence ATGACCTGCATCGACGCGATCCAAGCCTACGCCCTGCGTGCCATCGGCATCGGCGAACGCGCCTTGCCCCAGGGCGAAATCAGCCTTTGCGAACAATTCGTTCTGATCGGCTCCGGCATGATCTGGAACGTCTACTTCGGCGTCCTCGCCCTCTCCTTCGGCTTCTTCTTCGCCCTGGCCCTCGCCTTGGCGAAAACCTCGCCGCGCTGGCTGATCCGCAAACCGGCAGAATGGTTCATCTTTCTGTTCCGAGGCTCGCCTCTCTTCATCCAATTCTTCATGGCCTATGAAGCCTTCGTGATGATCCCCCGCATGGGCTACGAATTCGAGCTGTTCGGCATCGCGATCGAAGCTGAAACCCGTTGGTTGGCCCGGGCCTGGCTTGGCGCCCTGATCGTCTTGTTTTGCAACACCTCCGCCTATGCCGCCGAGATCTTCTACGGCGCGCTCCGCTCCGTTCCCAAAGGTGATCTGGAAGCCGCCGATGCCTACGGCCTGACCGGCTGGAAAAAGTTTCGCCGCATTACCTTCCCCACTACCATGCGCCTCGCTTGGCCTGCCTACACTAATGAAGCGATCTTCCTGTTTCACGCCACAGCGTTGGTGTTCTTCAGCTCTTTCCCCGCTTTCCAACAGCGCGGCGACGCGCTCTATTACGCCTCATATTTCGCCGACCGGACGTTCAACCCCTTCATCCCCTACCCCATCGTGGCGGGCTATTTCATCGCCGTGGCTCTGCTGGTCATTGCGCTATTTGGCGCCATCAACCGCCGCCTCAACCGTCACCTCCCCTCTGACCAGAAGCGTCGCCTCCGCATCCGCCCCACTCTCATCCGCTAA
- a CDS encoding glutamine synthetase family protein, which translates to MTAPQAPADFLHDNPQIKSIRMVASDLNGQARGKRVARRFAGKAIKDGTRFPYSVLNLDIWGEDIDDSPLVFEAGDPDGILYPTSRGLVPVPWLETPTAILPIWMFHDDGTPYMGDPRHALARVVDRYKARGLTPVVATELEFYIIDDRGRELRVPPSPRSGIRRQQAEILALRQLDAFDTFLTALYDACEAMDIPADTMISEAGPGQFEINMDHQPDAMKAADDAWLFKVLTRGLARSHGFAASFMAKPYPDYAGNGLHTHFSVLDADGNNIFDNGGAEGSDTLQHAIAGCLAAMPGSMLIFAPHATSYDRFVPGAHAPTAAAWAYENRTTALRIPAGNPSARRIEHRVAGGDINPYLFLAAVLGAALDGIEQGLPPAPAIQGSAYTAELPQLPLTWADAITAFDQSPEIQRIFAPELRETFLATKRQELKYMADLSPEEQQELYLDTV; encoded by the coding sequence ATGACCGCTCCCCAGGCTCCGGCCGACTTCCTTCACGATAATCCGCAAATCAAATCCATCCGTATGGTCGCCTCTGACCTGAACGGCCAAGCCCGTGGCAAACGGGTTGCCCGGCGTTTCGCGGGCAAGGCGATCAAGGACGGTACCCGCTTTCCCTATTCGGTCCTTAACCTCGATATCTGGGGCGAAGACATCGACGACAGCCCCCTGGTGTTCGAGGCCGGTGACCCCGATGGCATCCTCTACCCCACCTCCCGTGGCCTGGTGCCCGTCCCTTGGCTGGAAACCCCTACGGCGATCCTGCCGATCTGGATGTTCCACGACGACGGCACCCCCTATATGGGCGACCCTCGCCACGCCCTGGCCCGTGTGGTCGACCGCTACAAGGCGCGCGGCCTCACCCCCGTGGTCGCCACGGAGCTGGAGTTCTACATCATCGACGACCGGGGCCGCGAACTCCGCGTGCCGCCCTCGCCGCGCTCCGGCATCCGCCGCCAACAGGCCGAGATCCTCGCCCTGCGCCAACTCGACGCCTTCGACACCTTCCTCACCGCGCTCTATGACGCTTGCGAGGCGATGGATATCCCCGCCGACACGATGATCTCCGAAGCCGGCCCCGGCCAGTTCGAGATCAATATGGACCACCAGCCCGATGCGATGAAAGCCGCCGACGACGCTTGGCTGTTCAAGGTCCTGACCCGGGGCCTCGCCCGCTCCCATGGGTTTGCCGCCAGCTTCATGGCCAAACCCTACCCCGATTACGCCGGTAATGGCCTCCATACGCACTTCAGCGTCCTCGACGCCGACGGGAACAACATCTTCGACAACGGCGGCGCTGAAGGCTCCGACACGCTGCAGCACGCCATCGCCGGCTGCCTCGCCGCCATGCCCGGCTCCATGCTGATCTTTGCGCCCCATGCCACCAGCTACGACCGCTTCGTGCCCGGTGCCCATGCCCCCACCGCCGCCGCTTGGGCCTATGAGAACCGGACCACCGCCCTGCGTATCCCCGCGGGCAACCCCTCAGCGCGCCGGATCGAACACCGCGTCGCGGGCGGCGATATCAATCCCTACCTCTTCCTCGCCGCCGTCCTCGGCGCCGCCCTCGATGGGATCGAACAAGGCCTCCCCCCCGCCCCTGCGATCCAAGGCAGCGCCTACACGGCCGAGCTGCCGCAACTGCCCCTTACCTGGGCCGATGCCATCACAGCTTTCGACCAATCCCCTGAGATTCAACGCATCTTCGCCCCCGAACTGCGCGAAACCTTCCTCGCCACCAAACGCCAGGAACTCAAATACATGGCCGACCTCTCCCCCGAAGAACAACAGGAGCTCTACCTCGACACCGTCTGA
- a CDS encoding type 1 glutamine amidotransferase — translation MHLGILQTGHVPTEVASTDGPYATLFRKLFAHRGFSQTLWSVVDGEFPSGPEAADAWLVTGSKHGAYEDHAWIPPLEDLIRAIREAEIPLVGSCFGHQIIAQALGGTVEKYAEGWSVGRTQYKVGDQTLNLNAWHQDQVTQLPDGATVHASSDFCANAIVAIGPRILTTQPHPEFANSVIESLIDLKGDAVEPDRLAIAKTLLSEPNDNRLIADWLADVLEGADATKPRDFSQ, via the coding sequence ATGCACCTCGGCATCTTGCAAACCGGACACGTCCCCACCGAAGTCGCTTCCACCGATGGCCCCTATGCCACACTGTTCCGCAAGCTCTTTGCGCACCGCGGCTTCAGCCAAACGCTATGGTCCGTGGTCGATGGAGAATTCCCCTCCGGCCCCGAAGCGGCCGACGCTTGGCTGGTGACGGGCTCCAAACACGGTGCTTATGAAGATCACGCCTGGATCCCCCCGCTGGAGGACCTGATCCGCGCGATCCGTGAAGCGGAAATCCCTCTCGTGGGGTCCTGCTTCGGGCACCAGATCATTGCCCAAGCGCTCGGCGGCACGGTGGAAAAATACGCCGAGGGTTGGTCCGTGGGCCGCACTCAATACAAGGTCGGCGACCAGACCCTGAACCTCAACGCCTGGCACCAGGACCAAGTCACCCAGCTGCCCGACGGGGCGACGGTCCATGCCTCTTCCGACTTCTGCGCCAACGCGATCGTGGCCATCGGGCCGCGCATCCTGACCACACAACCGCACCCGGAATTCGCCAACTCGGTCATCGAGTCGTTGATCGACCTGAAAGGCGACGCCGTGGAACCCGACCGTTTGGCCATCGCCAAAACCCTGCTGTCCGAGCCCAACGACAACCGCCTGATCGCCGATTGGCTCGCCGACGTGCTAGAAGGGGCGGACGCCACAAAACCAAGGGACTTTTCCCAATGA
- a CDS encoding glutamine synthetase family protein produces MIPAEFLAKLPDVARTYLEGRTLDEVECIVSDLAGVARGKAMPGTKFARQTQFYLPNSIFFQTITGDWADEVGDGFTEPDMILTPDFDTALPAPWTADWTLQVIHDIHDQQGDPVSFAPRNVLKRVVELYNARGWQPIVAPEMEFYLVAPNTDPAQEIVPPMGRSGRRAAARQAYSMSAVDEYGQVIDDIYDFAEAMGLEIDGILQEGGAGQIELNLRHGDPVKLADEMFYFKRMIREAALKHDMYATFMAKPIAGEPGSAMHIHHSVVDAATGQNIFSDADGAETPAFMHFIGGMQRNMPAVIALLAPYVNSYRRYVPDFAAPINLEWGRDNRTTGLRVPVSGPEARRVENRLPGMDCNPYLGIAASLATGYLGLVEGKGPSEEFKGDAYSAESGVPRGLGDALGLLEANLGVRQCLGEDFCRVYSGVKQLEYNEFLHVISPWEREHLLLNV; encoded by the coding sequence ATGATTCCCGCCGAATTTCTCGCCAAACTGCCCGATGTCGCCCGCACCTACCTGGAGGGCCGCACCCTGGATGAGGTCGAATGTATCGTCTCGGACCTTGCGGGCGTGGCGCGGGGCAAGGCGATGCCGGGTACGAAATTTGCGCGCCAGACCCAGTTCTACCTGCCCAACTCGATCTTTTTCCAGACCATTACAGGGGATTGGGCCGATGAGGTCGGCGATGGCTTCACCGAGCCGGACATGATCCTGACCCCGGATTTTGACACCGCCCTGCCCGCCCCTTGGACAGCCGATTGGACGCTTCAGGTGATCCACGACATCCACGACCAACAGGGCGACCCGGTCTCTTTCGCGCCGCGCAACGTGCTGAAACGGGTGGTGGAGCTCTACAACGCGCGGGGCTGGCAGCCGATTGTTGCCCCCGAGATGGAATTCTACCTCGTCGCCCCCAACACCGACCCGGCGCAGGAAATCGTGCCGCCCATGGGCCGCTCTGGCAGACGCGCGGCGGCGCGGCAGGCGTATTCCATGTCCGCCGTGGATGAATACGGTCAAGTCATTGATGATATTTACGATTTCGCCGAGGCGATGGGGCTGGAGATTGACGGCATCCTGCAAGAAGGCGGCGCAGGCCAGATCGAATTGAACCTGCGTCACGGCGATCCGGTCAAGCTCGCCGATGAGATGTTCTACTTCAAGCGGATGATCCGGGAAGCGGCGCTGAAGCACGATATGTACGCGACTTTCATGGCCAAACCCATCGCCGGAGAGCCGGGGTCCGCGATGCATATCCACCACTCGGTCGTGGACGCGGCGACGGGGCAAAACATCTTCTCGGACGCCGATGGCGCGGAGACCCCCGCCTTCATGCATTTCATCGGCGGCATGCAACGCAACATGCCCGCCGTGATCGCCCTTCTGGCGCCCTATGTGAACAGCTATCGCCGCTATGTACCTGATTTCGCCGCCCCAATTAACCTCGAATGGGGGCGCGACAACCGGACCACAGGGCTGCGGGTGCCGGTCTCCGGCCCCGAGGCGCGGCGGGTGGAAAACCGTCTTCCGGGGATGGATTGCAACCCTTATCTGGGTATCGCCGCCAGCCTTGCGACAGGCTATCTGGGCTTGGTGGAGGGCAAAGGTCCGTCCGAGGAATTCAAGGGCGACGCCTATTCCGCCGAAAGCGGTGTGCCGCGCGGGTTGGGTGACGCTCTGGGCCTGCTGGAGGCCAACCTGGGCGTGCGCCAATGCTTGGGAGAGGACTTCTGCCGCGTCTATTCCGGCGTCAAGCAGTTGGAATATAACGAGTTCCTGCACGTCATCAGCCCTTGGGAGCGGGAGCATTTGTTGCTGAATGTCTAG
- a CDS encoding FAD-binding oxidoreductase — translation MNALYRNDRPGRHAPSVYAAGVSAPERAPLTGEISVDVAVIGAGFTGLWAALTLAKAGRSVVVLDAHRVGFGASGRNGGQVHSGFNMGQRALEDRLGKDRAHALWDLAEAGKDQLRAFCETAPETHYRPGVAHGEYSPLSLAEARLEADHMARNYGLKTDVMGRDAFAELVKAPAYVGGTLDESGGHLQPLAYALALARAAEAAGAVIFERTEVLSVTEGTRVRLTTPRGRINAGHVIAAGNGYLPNLLPQVNRRVMPINSFIAATEPLPERWHEVMARDIAVSDSKFVVNYYRFDHERRFLFGGRESYSIGFPKDIKTALVARMAQLFPQLSGVKVDYVWGGSLGITPSRLPHVARVGSKVLSGAGFSGHGVALSGMAGRVMAEAVLGQEDGLATFDTLKIPAFPGGTALRTPILTLAMSWFALRDRIGL, via the coding sequence ATGAACGCGCTTTATCGCAACGACCGCCCCGGACGCCACGCGCCTTCGGTCTATGCAGCGGGCGTCAGTGCGCCGGAACGCGCCCCCCTGACCGGAGAAATCAGCGTTGATGTGGCGGTGATCGGCGCGGGCTTCACCGGGTTGTGGGCCGCGTTGACCTTGGCGAAAGCCGGGCGGTCTGTGGTGGTGCTGGACGCGCACCGCGTGGGTTTTGGCGCCTCTGGGCGCAACGGCGGGCAGGTGCATTCGGGCTTCAACATGGGCCAACGGGCGTTGGAGGACCGCTTGGGCAAGGACCGCGCCCACGCCCTGTGGGACTTGGCGGAAGCGGGCAAGGACCAGCTCCGCGCTTTTTGCGAAACGGCCCCGGAAACCCACTATCGCCCCGGCGTGGCCCATGGCGAATACAGCCCCCTGTCTTTGGCAGAGGCCCGCCTGGAGGCCGATCATATGGCCCGGAACTACGGGCTGAAAACCGACGTCATGGGCCGTGACGCCTTTGCAGAATTGGTCAAAGCCCCCGCCTATGTGGGTGGCACTTTGGACGAAAGCGGCGGGCATTTGCAGCCTTTGGCCTATGCCTTGGCTTTGGCCCGCGCCGCCGAGGCCGCAGGCGCGGTCATATTCGAGCGGACCGAAGTGCTGAGCGTGACAGAGGGGACGCGGGTGCGCCTGACCACGCCGCGCGGGCGCATCAATGCGGGCCACGTGATTGCCGCGGGCAATGGCTATCTGCCGAACCTGTTGCCGCAGGTAAACCGCAGGGTCATGCCGATCAATTCCTTCATCGCCGCGACCGAGCCGCTTCCCGAGCGCTGGCACGAGGTCATGGCCCGAGACATCGCCGTATCCGATAGCAAGTTCGTGGTGAATTATTATCGCTTCGACCACGAGAGGCGGTTCCTGTTTGGCGGGCGGGAAAGCTACTCCATCGGATTTCCCAAAGACATTAAGACGGCCCTCGTTGCGCGGATGGCGCAACTGTTCCCGCAGCTCTCCGGCGTGAAGGTGGATTACGTGTGGGGCGGATCGCTGGGAATAACGCCAAGCCGCCTGCCCCATGTGGCCCGCGTCGGCTCCAAGGTGCTGTCTGGGGCCGGATTTTCCGGCCACGGGGTCGCGCTGAGCGGGATGGCGGGCCGGGTAATGGCCGAGGCTGTTCTGGGCCAAGAAGACGGCTTGGCCACGTTCGACACCCTGAAAATCCCTGCGTTTCCAGGGGGTACGGCCCTGCGCACGCCGATCCTGACGCTGGCCATGTCGTGGTTTGCGTTGCGCGATCGCATCGGCCTCTAG